A window of Pleuronectes platessa chromosome 20, fPlePla1.1, whole genome shotgun sequence genomic DNA:
AGTTATTgagatatgaaaaataaatgtttaattgcaGGAAGACGTATTACAAGGCACAATAATAGTTTTGCTAAACTATCTAATATATACATAGATGTCCAACTTGCTGAACAACTTGTAACTGGTATATAACGGCAATCATCAAAACACTGTTGTAATGAGATCCCAGCCGGACAGCATCTGCAACCTACTGATGATACAGCGAGAAATATGGCAGTATTACGTAACAGCCATTACAAGCCATTAAAGAGCTAAAGTAAAATTGTGGATTGTTGAGTGGTAAACTACTGAGTACTGTGAGTCATAACGGGAAAgggatttattatttattgtccgCCCAATGCTGCAGTTTGCCTCAGTAAATACTACGTGTGGTCACTAGAACAGAGAAGCTGCAGTCAGGAATCCCAAAACGTGAAGAGCAGCCATGACAAGCAGGAAACTAAAATCACCGAGGATAAACAAGCTGTCAGAACGAGCCATTGAAATGAACACGGTTCCCTCaacgttttattttgttccgATGTTGTTGGCACAGACTCAATGGTTTTAATCCTTGACCGGTGCGACTGGGACAAAGGTGATTGTCAGGATGGAGGTTTTCTCAGTTTCCTCATTTTCTTGAGCTTTTCTTGTCTTGCCGACTCGGCCTCCAGAGAGGACAGCTCAGATATCCTCTGGATAAAAGAGCGAGAGGCGCCGACCACCGGGTCTGGAAAGGACTGGCCTGTGTGGCGAGGACGAGAAAGGGAGAAGAAACAGTCAGGGAGAAAAGCAGACGTTAGGATGAGAACTGAATGAAAATACTACTCTTTGGAAATAACACACTGTATAGAGGGACATTTCCCACAATTATGGTTTACAGCCCTGTTTGAAAAAATCTATGTTTCATTTCAATGTTTAACACCCCGCCTCTGACTGTCCTGCTTCTCTATTTCTACATCTCCTTGTGGTATCgattaaatatatatcaatGAGCAGTAAAGTCTTGGATACTTTGTTCGGCTTCATCACAGTTTGCTTAACAAACCAAAGTGTGACTGGTCCATTTAATGAAATTGAGTAAAGCTAGAAAGGAAAATGGCAGCACCTAGAAAAAGCCCTGAAAAGAAACTGGAGCAAACTGTTGAAATAAGAACCATGACTCCACTTGTCAACAGGGAACACTCCCTTTCTCCGTATGACCCCTTGTCCACCTCAGTTATATGCCGCGGCCGACAAGGTACCCTGCACTGACAACagagaggccctggatctgtgcTTCTTTGTTTGACGAAGGAAAATCcattaaaatgacatgtttgcTGCCACTAAATCAATATCACAAACACCTGTACAGGTTGAAGGTTACACTTTCCTATTCACTCGCAACACAGGCCGCGAGTTCAGAGCTGACGTGTTAAGACCACGACAAATACCAGAGTACGGAAAAACCTTGTACTTAAAACCGTGGCCCCACCGTCCAAGTTCTGGAATAACTCACTTGTGTGATTGTCTCTAACAGTCAATATGTTGTTGTAGGATGGATAGTTCACCTTAGGCCTGCAGGACAAGAGGACAATGGAAGAAGCATAGCTGTGAGAACTAAATGAGAGAACTATTGATTGGCATGGAGTGATATAGGTTTAAAGGTGGGATATACCTGCTGAGTTTACAGTTTTCAACTGAGAAGGGGTTTCTGCCATTGAGGAATAaagtggagggaaggaggatggcTGGACTCGGGTTCAGCTCGTATCTTTCAGGGTAGCTGGAAAGCAGAGGTGAGGATAATTTATGGGCATATGAAACTTTGCCATTAGTctaattttattatttctgccaaaggaggttatgtttcgtCAGCCTGTGtcttagcaggattatgcaaaaaacgaCTGGATTTATTACCGGGAAACCTGATGGAAGGATCCATTGATTTGGGCGCGGTGGATTCCAAACATAGTGAGATAGGACTTTTTATCCACATTCTCCTTGTTTTCTCAGATAATAATTAATGGAATTGGATTAAAAGGCTCAGACGCATTGAGGTGACTGATATTTAGAagtttgtgcaatttgctgcagatccaaattaaaatGGGGATCTAGTAGATTTTTACTAGGGGTTCCTcatggggactgttgggccaaaTCTAGTTTAGATTGAGGTTTaagaaagacacaaatttcATGTGAAAAGACAAGAAGTATGTTTTCCCACCATTGCTTTCATAGATTTAAGTATCATGTGAGAGTGAAGGCAAATTTCCATCATTATCAAAGCTTAGGTTTCCTCAAAATGGAACATTCCCACAAATGG
This region includes:
- the si:ch211-171b20.3 gene encoding uncharacterized protein si:ch211-171b20.3, producing the protein MCVVECVDEESFIGGLMFGGSPNMTKESENNDPEDVCGRHFLFDNKCARFERTRSVIPPLLRDYHRPGTLHPLSLSKELSHSHAGPPFTLGYPERYELNPSPAILLPSTLFLNGRNPFSVENCKLSRPKVNYPSYNNILTVRDNHTSQSFPDPVVGASRSFIQRISELSSLEAESARQEKLKKMRKLRKPPS